In Rhodothermales bacterium, one genomic interval encodes:
- the ytxJ gene encoding bacillithiol system redox-active protein YtxJ → MIWGSRRTTFEDLSTEAALDALIQASMSEPIVLFKHSQMCGASYRAQREMEEYGREASPRVNRLVVQRARALSERIEDLFGIRHQTPQVIVLFGGVSVFDTSHRGVTAEAVRAAISSVQRHND, encoded by the coding sequence TTGATCTGGGGATCCCGCCGCACCACGTTCGAAGACCTCTCAACGGAGGCTGCCCTTGACGCGCTCATTCAGGCGTCGATGTCGGAGCCGATCGTGTTGTTCAAACACAGTCAGATGTGCGGCGCGAGCTATCGGGCACAGCGGGAGATGGAGGAATATGGTCGGGAGGCATCGCCGCGCGTCAATCGGCTGGTGGTTCAGCGAGCCCGTGCCCTGTCCGAAAGGATCGAGGATCTCTTCGGAATCCGCCACCAGACCCCACAGGTAATCGTGCTGTTCGGTGGCGTATCCGTTTTTGACACGTCGCATCGAGGTGTGACGGCAGAGGCCGTTCGAGCGGCCATATCCAGCGTGCAACGCCACAATGACTGA